The Exiguobacterium acetylicum genome includes a window with the following:
- a CDS encoding sensor domain-containing diguanylate cyclase, translated as MNQPFEELKMYQNFDELADDVLDFAKEILPDQMLYLSAIEAGQQRMLKIANDKADIPMVEGMQLELNQSLCKLIDFETKQPVVLENIPNAEQLGDWRKDLEEAHVRSYLGIPIVLTSGETFGTLCAINNQVSLYDQKNVQLLQRIVRLFLYYLELERYAWKDALTGLYNRRYLTKQFEDHPGQGGAIFFLDLDGFKQVNDLYGHETGDIVLQEVAQRLQRFVREQDDAMAVRLGGDEFILHVGHSDSREGWEQLADQIVTSLSEWEADYRVSTSIGIVMYDEYRPELQALLQQADVALYAAKSSGKNTYQFYELVRE; from the coding sequence ATGAATCAGCCATTTGAAGAATTAAAGATGTATCAAAATTTTGATGAGCTCGCAGATGATGTACTCGATTTCGCAAAAGAGATTTTACCGGATCAGATGTTGTACTTGTCGGCAATCGAAGCAGGGCAACAACGGATGCTGAAGATTGCAAACGATAAAGCGGACATCCCGATGGTCGAAGGGATGCAACTTGAATTGAATCAGTCGTTATGTAAGTTGATTGATTTTGAGACGAAACAACCGGTCGTCTTAGAGAATATTCCAAACGCAGAGCAACTCGGCGATTGGCGAAAGGATCTGGAGGAGGCACATGTCCGCTCCTATCTAGGAATTCCAATCGTCCTGACGAGCGGTGAGACGTTCGGGACATTATGTGCAATCAATAATCAAGTCAGCTTGTATGATCAAAAGAATGTTCAGCTGTTGCAACGCATCGTGCGGTTATTTTTGTATTATTTAGAGCTCGAGCGGTATGCGTGGAAAGACGCGTTGACAGGTTTGTATAATCGACGCTACTTAACGAAACAGTTCGAGGATCATCCAGGACAAGGAGGGGCAATCTTCTTTCTCGATCTCGACGGTTTTAAGCAAGTCAATGATCTGTATGGTCATGAGACAGGGGATATCGTCCTGCAAGAAGTCGCGCAACGCTTGCAACGATTCGTGCGCGAACAAGACGATGCGATGGCGGTACGATTAGGTGGCGATGAGTTCATCTTGCATGTTGGTCATTCGGATTCAAGGGAAGGGTGGGAGCAACTCGCGGATCAGATCGTCACTTCGTTAAGTGAGTGGGAAGCGGACTATCGCGTTTCGACAAGCATCGGAATCGTAATGTATGATGAGTACCGTCCAGAGCTGCAAGCTTTGTTGCAACAGGCAGATGTTGCGCTTTATGCTGCCAAGTCATCAGGAAAGAATACGTATCAGTTTTACGAGTTGGTGAGAGAGTAG
- a CDS encoding BglG family transcription antiterminator — MLLNEKSKRILHVILHEEVVQIPFLLTILPYSKRTLEYEIERIQEWLGYHQLPLIDVNGSILTILSDKGIGEKLEKAEIIFSEEERELLIIFYTMMEEDFVSSVHYQQLLNVSKFTVQESLNAVKKDAVQFGITLNYSRKDGYHFYGHLQTIYLYMYRAIERLIRLSTKNDLMSMIINDWSDRLVKAKRQIESYELEQSFQFVEEHREKLSYFLMMGRSLAIKEIVPSEEPLFVKDIDSKLISYFEERTLFVDTLDLLIQSGPKVEEEIQKDLHVRLSTIMHEVITHFETISCTFIIEKEALCEKLVLHSKATMQRLYSGLESSSELKRYVMEEHQVLHVLVSKALEPFRKLMNQDIPDVEVMYYTLHFATHLNQQGEQLDKKLKAIVVCPSGISVSHMLDYILKNQFPEIVFLPPVSQREVGQFVEIVDVIFTTVPLEEGIHLQADVMLVPTLPTRFEQITLRRSVEQRFLKRNQPDGVQLEDLIAVIKQHATIHSESALRQELNQLLYPRQQKPLQGGQPVLNDLITTNQIQMHQRVDSWMDAIRVAASPLLLEKKIQPTYIETMIQNVEAHGPYIVLMPDVAIPHARPEDGVLQLGMSILKLEEPVLFPQDKEVRLFFVLAAIDQTTHLKALSQLTNLLGNQADVTRLLEANSVAEIETIIEPYSEED; from the coding sequence ATGTTATTGAACGAAAAAAGCAAACGAATCCTTCATGTGATTCTTCATGAAGAGGTCGTACAAATTCCATTTTTATTAACGATTTTACCGTATTCTAAACGAACTTTGGAATATGAAATCGAACGTATTCAGGAATGGCTAGGTTATCATCAATTGCCATTGATTGATGTGAATGGATCGATTTTGACGATTCTATCCGATAAGGGGATCGGAGAAAAATTAGAGAAGGCTGAAATAATCTTTTCAGAAGAAGAGCGTGAGCTGCTAATCATTTTCTATACGATGATGGAGGAAGATTTTGTTTCTTCCGTACATTATCAACAGTTGTTAAATGTATCGAAATTTACAGTGCAAGAAAGCTTAAACGCTGTGAAAAAAGATGCGGTTCAATTTGGAATTACACTTAATTATTCTCGAAAAGATGGATATCACTTCTATGGACATCTTCAAACTATTTATTTGTATATGTATCGAGCAATCGAAAGATTGATTCGACTTTCTACGAAAAACGATTTGATGTCTATGATCATCAACGATTGGTCTGATCGTCTCGTTAAAGCAAAGCGACAAATTGAATCATATGAACTGGAGCAATCCTTTCAATTCGTAGAAGAGCATCGAGAAAAACTTTCTTACTTTTTGATGATGGGTCGTTCGCTAGCAATAAAAGAAATCGTTCCGAGTGAAGAACCATTATTCGTTAAGGATATTGATTCGAAACTAATTTCGTATTTCGAAGAACGGACATTATTCGTTGATACGTTAGATCTCCTTATACAAAGTGGTCCGAAGGTAGAAGAGGAAATTCAGAAGGATTTGCATGTTCGTCTCTCTACGATCATGCATGAAGTGATTACTCATTTTGAAACGATTTCTTGTACTTTCATTATCGAAAAAGAAGCTCTTTGTGAAAAACTAGTACTCCACTCGAAAGCTACAATGCAACGTCTCTATTCAGGTTTGGAATCGTCATCAGAATTAAAGCGTTATGTCATGGAAGAACATCAAGTATTACATGTTCTAGTGTCGAAAGCATTAGAGCCATTCCGCAAGTTGATGAATCAAGATATACCAGATGTTGAAGTCATGTATTATACGCTCCACTTTGCTACACATCTGAATCAGCAAGGGGAGCAACTGGATAAAAAGTTGAAAGCAATCGTTGTCTGTCCAAGTGGGATTAGCGTATCGCATATGCTCGATTACATTCTCAAGAATCAATTTCCGGAGATTGTATTCTTACCGCCCGTGTCACAACGAGAAGTCGGCCAATTCGTAGAAATCGTCGATGTCATTTTTACGACAGTTCCGTTAGAAGAGGGCATTCATTTGCAGGCAGATGTCATGCTAGTGCCTACATTACCAACCCGTTTTGAGCAAATTACATTGAGACGTTCGGTCGAACAACGTTTTTTAAAGCGAAACCAACCTGATGGAGTTCAGCTGGAGGATTTGATTGCTGTCATCAAACAACATGCAACGATCCATAGTGAATCGGCATTACGACAGGAACTGAATCAATTGTTATATCCAAGACAACAAAAACCGCTACAAGGAGGGCAACCGGTGCTAAATGATTTAATTACAACAAACCAAATACAGATGCACCAACGTGTGGATTCATGGATGGATGCCATTCGAGTAGCAGCCAGTCCTTTACTGCTCGAGAAGAAAATCCAACCGACATACATTGAAACGATGATTCAAAACGTTGAAGCTCATGGACCATATATCGTTTTGATGCCAGATGTGGCGATTCCACACGCACGACCGGAAGACGGCGTACTCCAACTAGGAATGAGTATTTTGAAGTTAGAAGAGCCTGTATTGTTTCCGCAAGATAAAGAGGTTCGTCTGTTCTTTGTCCTTGCAGCAATTGATCAAACAACACATCTAAAAGCATTAAGTCAACTGACGAATCTTTTAGGAAATCAAGCAGATGTCACACGTTTGCTAGAAGCAAACTCTGTGGCAGAAATTGAAACAATCATCGAACCATATTCAGAGGAGGACTAA
- a CDS encoding PTS sugar transporter subunit IIB — MKKILVVCGNGLGSSFIMELNVKKALEQMGKEADVSHTDLSTAQTEPADIYLGAKDIIVSLDNGTRDIVALENVMNIEDIKAQLSTRL, encoded by the coding sequence ATGAAGAAAATTTTAGTAGTATGTGGAAACGGACTTGGATCAAGTTTTATCATGGAACTCAACGTTAAAAAGGCACTTGAACAAATGGGGAAAGAGGCAGATGTTTCTCATACGGATTTATCGACGGCTCAAACAGAACCTGCCGATATTTATTTAGGAGCAAAAGATATCATTGTTTCGCTCGACAACGGTACGCGCGATATCGTTGCTCTTGAAAATGTCATGAATATCGAAGACATTAAGGCACAACTCAGTACACGTCTATAA
- a CDS encoding PTS ascorbate transporter subunit IIC: MLDLLMRDILGTPAILLGIFALVGLMLQKKDLATIVSGTLKTIMGFIIIGAGAGVIIAALEIFSKMFDQAFSIRGIIPNNEAIVAVAQDAFGVETAMIMVFGMVMNIILARFTPFKYIFLTGHHTLFMASLLAAILSVSGLSGVLLVVVGSILLGLCMVLFPALLQPFVRQITGSDDFAVGHFGSLGYFISGTIGKYAGNKEHSTEQIKVPKQLGFLRDTSVAVSLTMTLLFVVVALFAGPGFIEKELSSGSNYIVFSIIQAITFAAGVYIVLAGVRMLISEIVPAFKGIADKLVPNAKPALDCPTVFPFAPNAVIIGFLSSFVAGLISMFFLPLLGLSIIVPGLVPHFFTGAAAGVFGNATGGRRGAILGSFANGILISFLPAFLLPLLGNLGFEGTTFGDSDFAFVGILISWIVSLFS, from the coding sequence TTGCTTGATTTACTTATGCGTGACATTTTAGGGACACCAGCTATCCTACTCGGTATATTTGCTCTTGTCGGATTAATGTTGCAAAAGAAAGATCTTGCGACAATCGTTTCTGGGACACTGAAGACAATCATGGGCTTTATCATTATCGGAGCAGGAGCCGGTGTCATCATCGCAGCACTCGAAATCTTTAGTAAGATGTTCGACCAAGCATTCAGTATTCGGGGAATCATTCCGAATAACGAGGCAATCGTAGCAGTTGCACAAGATGCATTTGGTGTAGAGACTGCAATGATCATGGTGTTCGGGATGGTCATGAATATCATCTTGGCACGTTTCACACCATTCAAGTATATTTTCTTGACTGGTCATCATACGCTCTTTATGGCAAGTTTACTTGCTGCGATTCTTTCAGTTTCAGGATTGAGCGGTGTTCTATTGGTTGTTGTAGGTTCGATTCTACTTGGATTATGTATGGTTCTTTTCCCGGCACTCTTGCAACCGTTCGTGCGACAAATCACTGGTTCTGACGACTTTGCAGTTGGGCACTTTGGTTCTCTTGGATACTTTATTTCTGGAACGATTGGAAAATATGCGGGAAATAAAGAACACTCAACGGAGCAAATTAAGGTTCCAAAACAACTAGGGTTCTTAAGGGATACATCCGTTGCTGTTTCTTTGACGATGACGCTATTGTTTGTTGTCGTTGCATTGTTTGCCGGACCAGGATTCATTGAAAAAGAATTATCAAGTGGATCAAACTATATCGTTTTCTCTATCATTCAAGCTATTACGTTCGCGGCAGGAGTATACATCGTACTTGCCGGTGTTCGGATGCTAATTTCGGAAATCGTACCCGCGTTCAAAGGAATTGCAGATAAACTCGTACCGAATGCAAAACCAGCACTAGATTGTCCGACAGTCTTCCCATTCGCACCAAACGCGGTCATCATCGGTTTCCTATCCAGTTTTGTCGCTGGATTGATTTCAATGTTCTTCTTACCTTTACTCGGATTATCAATCATCGTTCCTGGATTAGTTCCGCACTTCTTTACAGGTGCTGCTGCCGGAGTATTCGGTAATGCAACTGGCGGAAGACGAGGTGCAATACTTGGTTCGTTTGCAAACGGTATTCTAATCAGCTTTTTACCAGCCTTCCTTCTACCATTACTCGGAAATCTCGGTTTCGAAGGAACGACATTCGGAGATTCTGACTTTGCATTCGTCGGAATTTTGATCAGTTGGATTGTTTCTCTATTCAGTTAA
- the nikA gene encoding nickel ABC transporter substrate-binding protein encodes MNVNRKKLLLSTVSILSLTSILIGCSNPGESTGERKDKDTVTLAWPRDVGTMNPHVYNPSQLFAQSMIYEPLVHYGEGGKLEPYLASSWKISEDGKTYTFTLRDGVKFSDGSTFDAAIVKKNFDAILKQKALHSWLGFITKIEKTEAVDAKTFRLTLSEAYYPTIQELAVVRPVRFLGEAGFPENGDTSKGVKKEVGTGPWMLDEYKPDQYATFKVNKNYWGPKPNVDHIKVDIIPDAETRVLALEKGQVDLIYGEGAISIDAFNQLKTDKSYKTQMSEPVATRLLVLNTKNKRLSDERVRQALQHGFDKAALVEGITSGLESPADYLLPPNMPYTSNLKVQQRDYDVKEANRLLDEAGWKLPKGEKVRVKDGQPLQIGMMYDAAEQVQKAMAETLQSEWSKIGVELKTEAVELPDQVQRFKDNRFDINFYSNFGAPYDPHTFVNLIDTDGFGFKEAISAYPNKEQLLQEIKDVLKTTDETKRQKMYADILPSLQDQGALIPISYLKKMAIYQSDVTNFQFPANRDESPFARIGIN; translated from the coding sequence ATGAATGTTAACCGTAAAAAACTACTACTTTCTACCGTCTCGATCCTGTCTTTGACATCCATATTGATTGGCTGCTCGAATCCGGGCGAGTCGACAGGAGAGCGAAAAGATAAAGATACAGTGACGCTCGCGTGGCCACGCGATGTCGGAACGATGAACCCGCATGTCTATAACCCATCACAACTGTTCGCGCAATCGATGATTTATGAACCACTCGTCCACTACGGCGAAGGTGGAAAGCTCGAGCCTTACTTGGCATCGTCTTGGAAGATTTCTGAGGACGGAAAAACGTATACATTCACGCTCCGTGACGGCGTCAAGTTCTCGGACGGTTCGACGTTCGACGCAGCCATCGTCAAAAAGAATTTTGACGCGATCCTTAAACAAAAAGCCTTACATAGCTGGCTTGGTTTCATCACAAAAATCGAGAAGACGGAAGCGGTCGATGCGAAGACATTCCGCCTGACATTATCAGAAGCCTACTATCCGACGATTCAAGAACTCGCGGTCGTCCGTCCAGTGCGTTTCCTCGGAGAAGCTGGATTCCCGGAAAACGGTGATACGTCGAAGGGTGTCAAAAAAGAAGTCGGAACAGGGCCTTGGATGCTTGACGAGTACAAACCGGATCAGTACGCAACGTTTAAGGTCAACAAGAACTACTGGGGACCGAAGCCGAACGTCGATCACATTAAAGTCGACATCATCCCGGATGCGGAGACACGTGTCTTAGCACTCGAAAAAGGACAGGTTGATCTGATTTACGGGGAAGGGGCGATCAGCATCGATGCCTTCAACCAGTTGAAGACGGATAAGTCGTATAAAACGCAGATGTCTGAACCAGTCGCGACGCGTCTCCTCGTCTTGAACACGAAAAATAAACGTCTGTCTGACGAACGCGTCCGCCAGGCGCTTCAGCACGGTTTTGATAAAGCCGCACTCGTCGAAGGTATCACGTCAGGACTAGAATCCCCGGCTGATTACCTTCTACCACCGAACATGCCGTACACCTCGAATCTGAAAGTGCAGCAGCGAGATTATGACGTGAAGGAAGCAAACCGTCTCCTTGATGAAGCAGGCTGGAAACTGCCGAAAGGTGAAAAAGTTCGCGTTAAAGACGGTCAACCGTTGCAAATCGGAATGATGTATGACGCAGCCGAACAGGTCCAAAAGGCAATGGCGGAGACACTGCAGTCCGAATGGTCAAAAATCGGTGTCGAGCTGAAAACAGAAGCTGTCGAATTGCCGGATCAAGTCCAGCGTTTCAAAGACAACCGATTTGATATCAACTTCTACAGTAACTTCGGTGCACCGTATGATCCACATACGTTCGTGAACCTGATTGATACGGATGGCTTCGGCTTCAAAGAAGCGATTTCGGCTTATCCGAATAAAGAACAACTCTTGCAAGAGATCAAAGATGTCTTGAAGACGACAGACGAAACGAAGCGTCAGAAGATGTACGCTGACATTCTGCCATCGCTCCAAGATCAAGGTGCCTTGATTCCCATCTCGTACTTGAAGAAGATGGCGATCTATCAATCGGACGTGACAAACTTCCAGTTCCCGGCGAACCGGGACGAAAGTCCATTTGCTCGGATCGGCATCAACTAA
- the nikB gene encoding nickel ABC transporter permease: MGVFLVKRILSVIPILLLAVLILTGLIHLSPVDPAEAYLSAAHIQPTDELLAAKRAEFGLDQPFYKQYFDAVIRLAQLDFGTSYLSGKPVLEDVLLRLPPTVELALTSLLLALVISIPLGFLAGIKKNGFFDHLSRGIAFIGASIPSFWLGYLFIFFFAVKLDWFPVGGTGSVMHLILPALTLAFPLIALYTRLLRGSVIEALNEPYVLFARTRGLKEGRILGKHVLRMAIPPMITGLGMNLGKLLTGTIIVETVFSWPGFGRYFIEAIFDRDMPVIQGYVFLAALVFIGSSLLVDIIQAVIDPRLAKKGGTV, translated from the coding sequence ATGGGGGTCTTCCTCGTCAAACGTATATTATCCGTTATCCCGATTTTGTTACTTGCTGTCTTGATTCTGACGGGGCTGATTCATCTGTCGCCGGTTGATCCAGCAGAGGCCTATCTATCTGCTGCTCATATCCAGCCGACAGATGAATTACTCGCTGCCAAACGAGCAGAGTTCGGACTCGATCAACCATTCTACAAACAATATTTCGATGCTGTCATCCGCTTGGCACAGCTTGATTTCGGAACATCCTATCTATCGGGTAAACCGGTCCTTGAAGATGTCTTGCTCCGCTTACCACCAACGGTCGAACTGGCGTTGACAAGTCTGTTACTGGCGCTTGTCATCAGCATCCCGCTCGGATTCCTTGCTGGTATTAAGAAGAATGGCTTTTTTGACCATCTAAGTCGGGGAATCGCCTTCATTGGTGCTTCCATCCCGTCGTTTTGGCTCGGTTATCTGTTCATCTTCTTCTTTGCCGTAAAGCTGGATTGGTTTCCGGTCGGTGGGACAGGAAGCGTCATGCACTTGATCTTACCGGCATTGACACTCGCGTTTCCATTGATTGCGCTGTATACACGATTACTTCGAGGCAGTGTGATTGAAGCATTGAACGAACCGTATGTCTTATTCGCCCGGACACGTGGACTGAAGGAAGGACGGATTCTTGGTAAACACGTCCTTCGGATGGCAATCCCACCGATGATTACAGGTCTCGGGATGAACCTCGGGAAGTTACTGACGGGAACAATCATCGTCGAGACCGTCTTCTCTTGGCCGGGCTTCGGTCGTTACTTCATTGAAGCGATCTTTGATCGAGATATGCCGGTCATTCAAGGGTATGTCTTTCTCGCTGCCCTCGTCTTCATTGGTAGTAGTTTGCTCGTCGACATCATTCAAGCCGTAATCGATCCGCGACTAGCGAAAAAAGGAGGGACGGTATGA
- the nikC gene encoding nickel ABC transporter permease subunit NikC, with amino-acid sequence MNTPLPATMIRSRYTPLLYLCAVVLIGMAGIALFAPWIAPHDPNLVDLTQKLHGPSSAYPLGTDQLGRCLLSRLIYGARISLGCAVLIFIASLAIGLFVGTLAGYRGGWVDQLLMRLCDGVMAFPSLILVLGLVGIFGPGLKQVIIALMLVQWVYYARMFRGMVMTLKTEAFIAAARVNGSSSWKIIRTHILPNILPPLLVIGTLEMGWAIMDISAMSFLGLGVQSPTAEWGAMIHEGKSYIRTNPELMIYPGLAIMLVIISFNILGEQLAERFGVSKTMK; translated from the coding sequence ATGAATACACCACTTCCAGCAACGATGATTCGGTCGCGGTATACACCGCTTCTCTATCTCTGTGCAGTCGTCTTGATCGGGATGGCAGGCATTGCCTTGTTTGCCCCGTGGATTGCGCCGCATGATCCGAATCTCGTCGACTTGACGCAAAAACTACACGGACCGTCGTCTGCTTATCCGCTTGGCACTGATCAGCTCGGTCGGTGTCTCTTGTCCCGGTTGATTTACGGCGCGCGAATCTCACTCGGCTGTGCCGTCTTGATTTTCATCGCCTCACTTGCGATTGGATTGTTCGTTGGGACACTTGCCGGTTATCGTGGTGGCTGGGTCGACCAACTCTTGATGCGCCTCTGTGATGGCGTGATGGCATTCCCGAGTCTGATTCTCGTTCTCGGTCTTGTCGGTATCTTTGGTCCAGGACTCAAGCAGGTCATCATCGCCTTGATGCTCGTCCAGTGGGTCTATTACGCGCGGATGTTCCGCGGAATGGTCATGACGCTGAAGACGGAAGCATTCATCGCGGCTGCTCGCGTCAATGGATCGTCTTCATGGAAGATCATCCGGACACACATCTTGCCGAATATCTTACCGCCGCTACTTGTCATCGGGACGCTTGAAATGGGCTGGGCGATCATGGATATCTCAGCGATGTCGTTCCTTGGTCTTGGTGTTCAGTCACCGACAGCCGAGTGGGGAGCGATGATTCACGAAGGAAAATCCTATATCCGGACGAACCCGGAACTGATGATTTATCCGGGACTTGCGATCATGCTCGTCATCATCAGCTTTAACATTTTAGGAGAACAGTTAGCCGAACGGTTCGGTGTTTCAAAAACGATGAAATGA
- a CDS encoding ABC transporter ATP-binding protein → MRGGARIEPILAVDGLTVRTKQQVTLIEEVSFSIHAGQILGLVGESGCGKTVTSLALMRLLNPQTTQMTGDITLNGKSIQSLSERAVRTIRGGEIAFIMQNPMSAFTPVYTIGHQMIETIQTHARCSKREAKHQAMTALEEVNLIDPARVLKAYPFELSGGMLQRVMIALAVALRPSVLIADEPTTALDVFNQKTVLELLERMRATYETAILLISHDLGVVAELADDVLVMQQGRIVEQADVFELFDRPQHPYTQSLLAQHIGREALG, encoded by the coding sequence ATGAGAGGAGGTGCCCGTATCGAACCGATATTAGCAGTTGATGGTCTGACTGTCCGTACGAAACAACAGGTGACGTTGATTGAAGAGGTATCCTTCTCGATCCACGCGGGACAGATTCTTGGTCTCGTCGGTGAAAGTGGTTGTGGGAAGACGGTGACGAGCCTTGCTTTGATGCGTCTGCTTAATCCGCAGACAACGCAGATGACCGGTGATATCACACTGAATGGAAAATCCATTCAATCTTTATCGGAACGCGCTGTTCGGACGATTCGTGGTGGTGAGATTGCCTTCATCATGCAAAATCCGATGAGCGCGTTTACGCCGGTCTATACGATCGGGCACCAGATGATTGAAACGATTCAGACGCACGCGCGTTGTTCAAAGCGTGAAGCGAAACATCAGGCAATGACGGCACTCGAAGAAGTCAACTTGATCGATCCCGCCCGAGTGCTCAAAGCCTATCCGTTCGAACTGAGTGGTGGGATGTTGCAACGGGTCATGATTGCCTTAGCTGTTGCGCTCCGTCCGAGCGTCCTGATTGCCGACGAACCGACGACGGCGCTCGACGTCTTCAATCAAAAGACAGTTCTTGAATTACTCGAACGGATGCGGGCGACTTATGAAACGGCAATCTTATTGATTTCGCACGACCTCGGTGTGGTCGCTGAACTCGCAGACGATGTCCTCGTCATGCAACAAGGTCGGATCGTTGAACAAGCAGATGTCTTTGAGTTGTTTGATCGTCCGCAACATCCGTATACGCAGTCACTTCTCGCACAGCATATCGGAAGGGAGGCGCTTGGGTGA
- a CDS encoding ATP-binding cassette domain-containing protein, whose translation MSLLQIDHVSHVYKRRFRPAQTVLQDVSLTLEAGQCLGLLGSSGAGKSTLGRLLLGLERPSSGTIWFNGVDCQATKRPFQGDVQVVFQDSFAAVNPKLTAAAIIAEPLDNFIRLKGEARQQRLVTLIEQVGLKAADLTKYPSQFSGGQLQRIAIARAIAAEPRLIVLDEAVSSLDMVNKRLILELLADLKRKHGLTYVFITHDIKAAEQLCDSFAILEQGRLVGHYPSLVAFDAATDPAVERMRQAKLAVHPRQRTIRQAQPNKG comes from the coding sequence GTGAGTCTCTTGCAGATTGATCACGTCTCACACGTCTACAAACGCCGGTTTCGACCAGCACAGACCGTCTTGCAGGATGTCTCGTTGACGCTTGAAGCCGGTCAATGTCTCGGACTACTCGGGTCGAGTGGTGCCGGAAAAAGTACGCTCGGACGATTGTTGCTCGGACTCGAACGTCCTTCAAGCGGAACGATTTGGTTCAATGGTGTCGATTGCCAAGCGACAAAACGTCCCTTTCAAGGTGATGTCCAAGTCGTCTTCCAGGACTCGTTTGCTGCCGTTAATCCGAAGCTGACAGCTGCTGCCATCATCGCGGAACCGCTTGATAACTTTATTCGTTTAAAGGGAGAAGCACGACAACAGCGTCTCGTCACGCTCATTGAACAGGTCGGTCTCAAAGCAGCAGATTTAACGAAGTATCCGTCACAGTTCAGTGGCGGACAACTTCAGCGGATTGCGATCGCACGGGCGATTGCTGCTGAACCACGACTGATCGTCCTAGACGAAGCGGTCAGCAGCCTCGATATGGTCAATAAACGGTTGATTCTCGAGTTACTAGCTGATTTAAAGCGAAAACATGGCTTAACATATGTCTTCATCACGCATGATATCAAAGCAGCTGAACAACTTTGCGACAGCTTCGCGATCTTAGAGCAAGGACGCCTCGTCGGGCATTATCCGAGTCTAGTTGCATTTGATGCTGCGACGGATCCTGCCGTCGAACGGATGCGTCAAGCAAAGCTTGCCGTACATCCAAGGCAACGAACGATTCGTCAAGCACAACCAAACAAAGGATAA